One genomic window of Malaciobacter molluscorum LMG 25693 includes the following:
- a CDS encoding beta-ketoacyl-ACP synthase II, which translates to MRRVVVTGLGTINSVGNNVEDSFKAVVDGVCGIDTISLFDASEYPVQIAGEVKNFDPTEVMDKKDVKKADRFIQLGIKAANEAMKDAKFIDDENKKVDDSISERFGIISASGIGGLGTIEKNSVVCQNRGPRKISPFFIPSSLVNMLGGFISIEHGLRGPSLSHVTACAASTHALADGVKTIVTGGADRILVVGAESAICGAGVGGFASMKALSTRNDDPKKASRPFDKDRDGFVMGEGAGALVLETLESAQERGAKIYAEVIGFGESADANHITAPVVDGPLRAMKAALSMAKANVGEDLKIDYINAHGTSTPVGDGNEVKAIKELFNNDCPIVSSTKGQVGHCLGAAGAIEAIFTIKALNEGIIPPTINLENPDENCDLDFVPLKGRKANLTTVMSNNFGFGGTNGSVIFKKI; encoded by the coding sequence ATGAGAAGAGTTGTTGTAACTGGTTTAGGTACTATTAATTCTGTAGGAAATAATGTAGAGGATTCATTTAAAGCTGTAGTAGATGGAGTATGTGGTATTGATACTATCAGTCTATTTGATGCTTCAGAATATCCTGTACAAATTGCAGGGGAAGTAAAAAACTTTGACCCTACAGAAGTTATGGACAAAAAAGATGTAAAAAAAGCTGACAGATTTATCCAATTAGGTATAAAAGCAGCTAATGAAGCTATGAAAGATGCAAAATTCATAGATGATGAAAATAAAAAAGTTGATGACTCTATATCAGAAAGATTTGGAATTATATCTGCATCAGGTATTGGTGGATTAGGAACTATTGAAAAAAACTCAGTTGTTTGTCAAAATAGAGGTCCAAGAAAAATCTCTCCTTTCTTTATTCCTTCTTCATTAGTTAATATGTTAGGTGGATTTATTTCAATTGAACATGGATTAAGAGGTCCAAGTTTATCTCATGTTACTGCTTGTGCTGCTTCTACTCACGCACTAGCTGATGGTGTTAAAACAATTGTAACAGGTGGTGCAGATAGAATTTTAGTTGTTGGTGCTGAAAGTGCTATTTGTGGCGCTGGTGTTGGTGGTTTTGCATCAATGAAAGCATTATCAACTAGAAATGATGATCCTAAAAAAGCATCAAGACCATTTGATAAAGATAGAGATGGCTTTGTTATGGGTGAAGGAGCTGGAGCATTAGTTCTTGAAACACTAGAGTCAGCACAAGAAAGAGGTGCAAAAATTTATGCTGAAGTTATTGGATTTGGTGAAAGTGCAGATGCAAATCATATCACTGCACCAGTAGTTGATGGTCCATTAAGAGCTATGAAAGCAGCGCTTTCTATGGCAAAAGCTAATGTGGGAGAAGATTTAAAAATCGATTATATTAATGCTCATGGAACTTCAACTCCTGTTGGTGATGGTAATGAAGTAAAAGCTATTAAAGAGTTATTTAATAATGATTGCCCTATTGTATCTTCAACAAAAGGTCAAGTTGGACATTGTTTAGGTGCAGCTGGAGCAATTGAAGCAATTTTTACAATAAAAGCATTAAATGAAGGAATTATCCCTCCAACTATAAATCTTGAAAATCCAGATGAAAACTGCGATTTAGACTTTGTTCCTTTAAAAGGGAGAAAAGCAAATTTAACTACTGTTATGAGTAACAACTTTGGATTTGGTGGAACAAACGGTTCTGTTATATTCAAAAAGATTTAA
- the acpP gene encoding acyl carrier protein, whose protein sequence is MALLDDVKEVVVEQLDCDIAEIKEDSKFIEDLGADSLDVVELVMALEEKFDIEIPDEDAEGIQTVADAIKYIEEHA, encoded by the coding sequence ATGGCATTATTAGATGATGTAAAAGAAGTAGTAGTAGAGCAACTAGATTGTGATATTGCAGAAATTAAAGAAGATTCTAAATTTATTGAGGATTTAGGTGCAGACTCTTTAGACGTAGTTGAATTAGTTATGGCTTTAGAAGAAAAATTTGATATCGAAATCCCTGATGAAGATGCTGAAGGTATCCAAACAGTTGCTGATGCTATCAAATACATCGAAGAGCACGCATAA
- the fabG gene encoding 3-oxoacyl-ACP reductase FabG codes for MKFSGKNVLVTGASRGIGAQIAKTLATHGLKVWINYRSGADAAIKIKEEIEAAGGCAAVIKADVTSEEEFTAAIKTVVDADGELSYLVNNAGITKDKLALRMSVDDFTDVINANLTSAFIGCKNALKVMGKKRFGAVVNISSIVGEMGNPGQTNYSASKGGLNAMTKSFAKEAAARGIRYNAVTPGFIQTDMTDELKDEIKAEYEKNIPLSRFGQPSEIADAVAFLLSDYSSYITGEILKVNGGLYV; via the coding sequence ATGAAATTTAGTGGTAAAAATGTATTAGTTACAGGTGCTAGCAGAGGTATTGGAGCACAAATAGCTAAAACATTAGCAACACATGGTTTAAAAGTATGGATAAATTATAGAAGTGGTGCAGATGCAGCAATCAAAATTAAAGAAGAGATTGAAGCTGCTGGAGGATGCGCTGCTGTAATTAAAGCTGATGTAACTTCTGAAGAAGAGTTTACAGCTGCAATAAAAACTGTAGTTGATGCAGATGGAGAACTTTCATACTTAGTAAACAACGCTGGTATTACAAAAGATAAATTAGCATTAAGAATGTCAGTTGATGATTTTACAGATGTTATTAATGCAAATTTAACTTCAGCTTTTATTGGATGTAAGAATGCATTAAAAGTTATGGGAAAAAAAAGATTTGGAGCAGTTGTTAACATCTCTTCTATTGTTGGAGAAATGGGTAATCCAGGTCAAACTAATTATTCTGCTTCAAAAGGTGGTCTAAATGCAATGACTAAATCTTTTGCAAAAGAAGCAGCTGCTAGAGGTATAAGATATAATGCAGTAACACCTGGATTTATTCAAACTGATATGACAGATGAATTAAAAGATGAAATTAAAGCTGAATATGAAAAGAATATTCCATTAAGTAGATTTGGACAACCAAGCGAAATTGCAGATGCAGTAGCATTTTTACTTAGTGATTACTCTTCTTATATTACTGGTGAAATATTAAAAGTTAACGGTGGATTATACGTTTAA
- the queC gene encoding 7-cyano-7-deazaguanine synthase QueC, protein MKKAVCILSGGMDSTLASYIAKNEGYEIIAVHFNYGQRTEKRELKAFRDICKDLNIKEKYEIDIPFFVQIGASALTDKNIDVPVDGIETGVPITYVPFRNGIFLSIATAIAEKENANALYIGVVEEDSSGYPDCTDEFIKSINYTINTGTKNTTNIEIKTPLVHLLKSEIVLKAMQLNVPLELTWSCYKEEEEACGVCDSCRLRLNGFEKANSKDKIPYKVK, encoded by the coding sequence ATGAAAAAAGCAGTTTGTATTTTAAGTGGAGGAATGGACTCTACACTAGCATCATATATAGCCAAAAATGAGGGTTATGAAATTATTGCTGTTCATTTTAATTATGGACAAAGAACAGAAAAAAGAGAATTAAAAGCATTTAGAGATATTTGTAAAGATTTAAACATAAAAGAAAAATATGAAATAGATATTCCATTTTTTGTACAAATAGGAGCAAGTGCTTTAACAGATAAAAATATTGATGTACCAGTTGATGGAATCGAAACAGGAGTTCCTATTACTTATGTACCTTTTAGAAATGGAATTTTTTTATCTATTGCAACAGCCATTGCAGAAAAAGAGAATGCGAATGCATTATATATAGGAGTTGTTGAAGAGGATAGTTCAGGATATCCTGATTGCACAGATGAATTTATAAAATCTATAAATTATACTATAAATACAGGAACAAAAAATACAACAAATATTGAGATAAAAACACCACTTGTTCATTTACTTAAGAGCGAAATAGTTTTAAAAGCAATGCAATTAAATGTTCCTTTAGAATTAACTTGGTCATGTTATAAAGAGGAAGAAGAAGCATGTGGAGTATGTGATAGTTGTAGATTAAGATTAAATGGTTTTGAAAAAGCAAATAGTAAAGATAAAATACCATATAAGGTAAAATAA
- the accA gene encoding acetyl-CoA carboxylase carboxyl transferase subunit alpha, with product MATYLDFEDKIKQIEEDILVAKSRSDEPAVNILEKKLEKEVQKTFKNLNDYQKLQLARHPDRPYALDYIRGLLTDAYEIHGDRHYVDDNAIVCFLGYIGQQKVMVIGEQKGRGTKNKLKRNFGMPSPEGYRKALRCAKMAEKFGIPILMLVDTPGAYPGIGAEERNQSEAIAKNLYEFSNLKTPTVSVVIGEGGSGGALAISVADKLAMMRYSVYAVISPEGCAAILWNDPAHAETAANSLKITAEALKSLELIDDVIEEPLIGAHKRKEEAIQALGDYFLNSLAQLKEQSVEERLNNRYEKLMKLGKFESDKK from the coding sequence TTGGCAACTTATTTAGATTTTGAAGACAAAATAAAACAAATTGAAGAAGACATCTTAGTTGCAAAAAGCCGTTCAGATGAACCTGCTGTAAATATACTAGAAAAAAAACTTGAAAAAGAAGTACAAAAAACTTTTAAAAACTTAAATGATTATCAAAAACTACAACTTGCACGTCATCCAGACAGACCATATGCTTTAGATTATATTAGAGGTCTATTAACAGATGCATATGAAATACATGGTGATAGACATTATGTTGATGATAATGCAATAGTTTGTTTTCTAGGATATATTGGGCAACAAAAAGTAATGGTTATTGGTGAACAAAAAGGTAGAGGTACAAAAAATAAATTAAAAAGAAACTTTGGAATGCCAAGTCCTGAAGGATATAGAAAAGCTCTACGATGTGCTAAAATGGCAGAAAAATTTGGTATTCCAATTTTAATGCTAGTTGACACTCCAGGTGCATATCCAGGAATTGGAGCAGAAGAAAGAAATCAAAGTGAAGCAATTGCAAAAAACTTATATGAATTTTCTAATTTAAAAACACCTACAGTTTCTGTAGTTATTGGAGAAGGTGGTTCAGGTGGTGCACTTGCAATTTCAGTGGCAGATAAACTTGCAATGATGAGATACTCAGTTTATGCAGTAATATCACCTGAAGGATGTGCAGCAATTTTATGGAATGATCCTGCACATGCAGAAACAGCAGCAAATTCTTTAAAAATAACAGCAGAAGCACTAAAAAGTTTAGAACTTATTGATGATGTAATTGAAGAGCCACTAATTGGTGCTCATAAAAGAAAAGAAGAAGCAATTCAAGCATTAGGTGATTATTTTTTAAATTCTTTAGCACAATTAAAAGAACAAAGTGTTGAAGAAAGATTAAATAATAGATATGAAAAACTAATGAAATTAGGTAAATTTGAAAGTGATAAAAAGTAG
- the pheS gene encoding phenylalanine--tRNA ligase subunit alpha, translating into MKEWIEKITNANSLEELESLRVETLGKKGVLTVEFAKLKTIPNEEKKAFAQNLNEQKISITEAIDNKKVVLEEEALNKKLEDEKIDVTRFNNEVSSAAVHPVIETMNKIITYFQNLNFAVEEGPLVEDDFHNFEALNLPKYHPARDMQDTFYNKDFTVLRTHTSPVQIRSMLKQKPPIRMIAPGTVFRRDFDLTHTPMFHQVEGLVVDSEDKVSFANLKHVLTEFLQHMFGDVEVRFRPSFFPFTEPSAEVDISCVFCKGEGCRVCSHTGWIEILGCGVVDPNVFKSVGYENVSGYAFGLGVERVAMLIHNIGDLRSLFESDLKLLGQFK; encoded by the coding sequence GTGAAAGAATGGATAGAAAAAATTACTAATGCCAATTCACTTGAAGAATTAGAATCTTTAAGAGTTGAAACGCTTGGGAAAAAGGGTGTTTTAACAGTAGAATTTGCAAAACTAAAAACAATCCCAAATGAAGAAAAGAAAGCCTTTGCTCAAAATTTAAATGAACAAAAAATTTCAATAACTGAAGCTATTGATAATAAAAAAGTTGTACTTGAAGAAGAAGCATTAAATAAAAAATTAGAAGATGAAAAAATTGATGTAACAAGATTTAACAATGAAGTTTCTTCAGCTGCAGTACATCCAGTAATAGAGACTATGAATAAAATTATAACATATTTTCAAAACTTAAACTTTGCAGTTGAAGAAGGTCCACTTGTAGAAGATGACTTTCATAATTTTGAAGCTTTAAATTTGCCAAAATATCATCCTGCAAGAGATATGCAAGATACATTTTATAATAAAGATTTTACTGTATTAAGAACTCATACTTCTCCTGTGCAAATTAGATCAATGTTAAAACAAAAGCCTCCAATTAGAATGATAGCACCAGGTACAGTATTTAGAAGAGATTTTGATTTAACGCATACACCAATGTTTCATCAAGTTGAAGGTCTAGTTGTAGATAGTGAAGATAAAGTATCTTTTGCAAATTTAAAACATGTATTAACTGAATTTTTACAACATATGTTTGGAGATGTTGAAGTTAGATTTAGACCCTCTTTTTTCCCTTTTACTGAACCAAGTGCAGAAGTTGATATTTCATGCGTATTCTGTAAAGGTGAAGGTTGTAGAGTATGTTCACATACAGGTTGGATAGAAATACTTGGATGTGGTGTTGTGGATCCAAACGTATTTAAATCTGTTGGATATGAAAATGTTTCAGGATATGCTTTTGGTTTAGGAGTAGAAAGAGTTGCTATGTTAATTCATAACATAGGTGATTTAAGATCTTTATTTGAGAGTGATTTAAAATTATTAGGACAGTTTAAATGA
- the aroA gene encoding 3-phosphoshikimate 1-carboxyvinyltransferase, with the protein METLNIEKINKPFNIIIDNISSDKSISHRCAMFSLFSNKTSYIKNYLTAEDTLNTLSIVEQLGATIKRDGSYVEITPTNELLEPDDVLDCGNSGTAIRLFCGLLASINGAFTLSGDKYLRARPMKRVAQPLRDIGANIDGRDNGNKAPLFIRGNKLKAFKYQSPINSAQVKSAMILAALKAEDICKYKEEELTRDHTERMLKGMGADIFTDKESFINIKPLSSHLKPLNITVPTDPSSAFFFAVAAAINEGSKVTIKNVTLNPTRIEAYKILERMGVKVQYIEKENIYEPIGDIIVEHNQLNGVDVNENISWLIDELPALSIAMSLAKGTSKVSNAHELRVKESDRISSVVENLKLCGVNYKEFEDGYEITGGKINKATINSYGDHRIAMSFAIAGTICDMQIEDTQCIQTSFPNFKDILNTLY; encoded by the coding sequence GTGGAAACATTAAACATAGAAAAAATAAACAAGCCATTTAATATTATAATAGATAATATAAGTAGTGATAAATCAATATCTCATAGATGTGCAATGTTTTCACTATTTTCAAATAAAACTTCATATATAAAAAATTATTTAACAGCAGAAGATACATTAAATACTCTTAGTATTGTTGAACAACTTGGTGCAACAATAAAAAGGGATGGTTCATATGTTGAGATTACACCAACAAATGAACTTTTAGAACCAGATGATGTTTTAGACTGTGGAAATTCAGGAACAGCAATAAGACTTTTTTGCGGATTACTTGCAAGTATTAATGGAGCATTTACATTAAGTGGTGATAAATATTTAAGAGCAAGACCAATGAAAAGAGTAGCTCAACCTTTAAGAGATATTGGTGCAAATATTGATGGAAGAGATAATGGTAATAAAGCTCCTTTATTTATCAGAGGTAATAAACTTAAAGCATTTAAGTACCAATCACCTATAAACTCTGCACAAGTAAAATCTGCTATGATTTTAGCAGCTTTAAAAGCAGAAGATATATGTAAATACAAAGAAGAAGAACTTACAAGAGATCACACTGAACGAATGTTAAAAGGTATGGGTGCAGATATTTTTACAGATAAAGAAAGTTTTATAAATATAAAACCTTTATCTTCGCATTTAAAACCTTTAAATATTACAGTTCCAACTGATCCTTCATCTGCATTTTTCTTTGCTGTTGCAGCTGCAATTAATGAAGGTTCTAAAGTTACAATTAAAAATGTAACTTTAAATCCAACAAGAATTGAAGCATACAAAATCTTAGAAAGAATGGGTGTAAAAGTTCAATACATAGAAAAAGAGAATATCTATGAACCAATTGGAGATATTATTGTTGAACACAACCAATTAAATGGTGTTGATGTTAATGAAAATATATCTTGGTTAATTGATGAACTACCTGCTTTGTCAATTGCTATGAGTTTAGCAAAAGGAACTTCAAAAGTTTCAAATGCTCATGAACTTAGAGTAAAAGAGAGTGATAGAATATCTTCTGTTGTTGAAAATTTAAAACTTTGTGGTGTTAATTATAAAGAGTTTGAAGATGGTTACGAAATAACTGGTGGTAAGATAAATAAAGCCACTATAAATTCATATGGTGATCACAGAATTGCTATGAGTTTTGCAATCGCAGGAACAATTTGTGACATGCAAATAGAAGATACACAATGTATTCAAACATCATTTCCAAACTTTAAAGATATTTTAAACACTCTATATTAA
- a CDS encoding 6-carboxytetrahydropterin synthase, protein MHWKISKEFDFCYGHRVWSQSLNTEFSLDGCLKCRHLHGHQGKIIVYLEANELDNGMVTDFKHLNWFKKFIDDILDHKFIIDINDPLFQTLLPNIKKESLVKYEQGYYLVDLTKLENNQPHIIELYEGYVIVDFVPTSENLSAWFLKIVQNKMNKLNIKVSHIEFLETPKSKSTFYA, encoded by the coding sequence ATGCATTGGAAAATTTCAAAAGAGTTTGATTTTTGTTATGGACATAGAGTTTGGTCTCAAAGTTTAAATACAGAATTTTCTCTTGATGGATGTCTAAAATGTAGGCATTTACATGGACATCAAGGGAAAATAATAGTATATTTAGAAGCAAATGAATTAGATAATGGAATGGTTACAGACTTTAAACATTTAAATTGGTTCAAAAAGTTTATTGATGATATTCTTGATCATAAATTTATAATTGATATTAATGATCCATTATTCCAAACTCTTCTACCAAATATAAAAAAAGAATCTTTAGTAAAATATGAACAAGGATATTATTTAGTTGATTTAACTAAATTGGAGAATAACCAACCTCATATAATTGAATTATATGAAGGTTATGTAATTGTAGACTTTGTTCCAACAAGTGAAAACTTATCAGCTTGGTTTTTAAAAATAGTTCAAAATAAAATGAATAAATTAAATATAAAAGTATCTCATATAGAATTTTTAGAAACACCTAAAAGTAAGAGCACTTTTTATGCTTGA
- a CDS encoding histidine triad nucleotide-binding protein → MCIFCKIVDGEIPNQTVLENEDFLCFHDINPVAKIHVLIIPKKHYDSFDVIEPELMVKMTNFIHEVAQKLNVREKGYRIITNIKEHGGQEVPHLHFHLLAGEYVGRLVGNKK, encoded by the coding sequence ATGTGTATATTTTGTAAAATTGTAGATGGTGAAATACCAAATCAAACTGTTCTTGAAAATGAAGACTTTTTATGCTTTCATGATATTAATCCTGTAGCAAAAATTCATGTTCTAATAATTCCTAAAAAACATTATGACTCATTTGATGTTATTGAACCTGAATTAATGGTAAAAATGACAAATTTTATTCATGAAGTTGCACAAAAATTAAATGTAAGAGAAAAGGGATATAGAATTATTACAAATATTAAAGAACATGGTGGGCAAGAAGTTCCACATTTACATTTTCATCTTTTAGCTGGAGAATATGTTGGAAGGTTAGTAGGAAATAAAAAGTAG
- a CDS encoding 7-carboxy-7-deazaguanine synthase QueE, translated as MLEVNEIFGPTIQGEGKRVGTSSVFIRFGKCNFRCEGFAIEYETPSGVKKCACDSYYAVDPAFKDQWLTFSSSNDLIKEVEKYLPSYKCDIVITGGEPLLYWKNKEFQRLLKYYVENEYKVTIETNASLNIDITQNYQKKILFSMSVKLSNSLEPLRKRVNIKTLTNIITKSDDKYLKFVINKDFLNDAKKEIFDILKQIPEVEVYLMPMGDNAISMQENSESVINLALETGFKYCDRLHIRVWDNKRGV; from the coding sequence ATGCTTGAAGTAAATGAAATATTTGGACCTACAATACAAGGAGAAGGTAAAAGGGTAGGAACTTCTTCTGTATTTATTAGATTTGGAAAATGTAACTTTAGATGTGAAGGTTTTGCAATTGAGTATGAAACTCCAAGCGGAGTAAAAAAGTGTGCATGTGATTCATATTATGCTGTTGATCCAGCATTTAAAGATCAATGGCTTACATTTTCTTCATCAAATGATTTAATAAAAGAAGTTGAAAAATATCTTCCATCTTATAAATGTGATATTGTAATTACAGGAGGAGAACCTCTACTATATTGGAAAAATAAAGAGTTTCAAAGACTATTAAAATATTATGTTGAAAATGAATATAAAGTAACTATAGAAACAAATGCATCTTTAAATATTGATATTACACAAAATTATCAAAAAAAGATTCTTTTTTCAATGAGTGTAAAATTAAGTAACTCTTTGGAACCATTAAGAAAAAGAGTAAATATAAAAACATTAACAAATATTATTACAAAAAGCGATGATAAATATTTAAAATTTGTAATAAATAAAGATTTTTTAAATGATGCAAAAAAAGAGATTTTTGATATTTTAAAACAAATTCCAGAAGTTGAAGTATATTTAATGCCAATGGGCGATAATGCTATATCAATGCAAGAAAATAGTGAATCAGTAATTAATTTAGCATTAGAGACTGGATTTAAATATTGTGATAGATTGCATATAAGAGTATGGGATAATAAAAGGGGTGTCTAA
- the ytpR gene encoding YtpR family tRNA-binding protein — MIITRKWLEEFIDISKISTEDICTTLNAIGLEVDSLEKIRIAPKVVVGKVLEKQKHPDADKLNICQVDIGSETVQIVCGAKNVDAGQYVPVATVGCKLSDDFKIKKAKLRGVESNGMICSSTELGLAKLNNGILELDDSIGKLEIGKELNEYPLINDDIIEIELTANRGDCLSINGVARELSAFYNLPIIKKEKILDNNELGIGQFLEVECQSNVSSSLIFKAIDFNDFKLPVLYKIRVGIIDKFEENDISDAISYSTHCHGVILNAYANKDADKLNDLSVIHVKKDKDGFDNVYGKDLLSTVCIEHKKLEDSSDCTYIVEASYINPEKLSKKVFETKRKTGEIYYRTSRGSEPNIKEGIDSFTTFISKFGAKIYNGAEAFVEDIQPKYLDINTDKINAIIGQEIPKAEIENILTSLGFEAKEGLNNVFSIQIPLHRHDIKNMHDVTEEIVRIVGIDNIKAKPLAIEEVNRFNQTAIDLIKKNKIRRKAIENGFYETLTYVFSNRENLQQYGFKVVKEELDILNPIVNELNTLRTTMLLNLVEACSNNFKQGVRKASFYEIGKIINENREESTKVAFIYSGAKEQESFTNAGKPENIDFFDFAKRVLNSIGKFDLIPMENIENKFIHPYQNAQIIIDGKVAGYICKLHPSVANEFDLPDTFISEIDFDTINDELIKVHSTSKFQISRKDLSIIAPKNMPFSKIKNAIKSINDNNIKQFNLIDIYSDDKLEDKESLTIRFILQNDEKTLEEDDITATMNKILDKLDSELNIKLR; from the coding sequence ATGATAATTACAAGAAAATGGTTAGAAGAATTTATTGATATATCAAAAATATCAACTGAAGATATTTGCACAACATTAAATGCAATTGGTTTAGAAGTTGATAGCTTAGAAAAGATAAGAATCGCTCCTAAAGTAGTAGTTGGAAAAGTATTAGAAAAACAAAAACATCCTGATGCTGATAAATTAAATATTTGCCAAGTTGATATTGGAAGTGAAACTGTACAAATTGTATGTGGAGCTAAAAATGTAGATGCAGGACAATATGTACCTGTTGCAACAGTTGGTTGTAAATTAAGTGATGATTTTAAAATAAAAAAAGCAAAATTAAGAGGTGTTGAATCAAATGGAATGATTTGTTCTTCTACTGAATTAGGACTTGCAAAACTTAATAATGGAATTTTAGAGCTTGATGATTCAATTGGAAAATTAGAAATTGGTAAAGAATTAAATGAATATCCATTAATTAATGATGATATTATAGAAATTGAATTAACTGCTAATAGAGGTGATTGTCTAAGCATTAATGGTGTTGCAAGAGAGTTAAGTGCATTTTATAATCTTCCAATTATTAAAAAAGAGAAAATATTAGATAACAATGAATTAGGTATTGGACAATTTTTAGAAGTTGAGTGTCAAAGTAATGTAAGTAGTTCATTAATTTTTAAAGCAATTGATTTTAATGATTTCAAACTTCCAGTTTTATATAAAATTAGAGTAGGAATTATAGATAAATTTGAAGAAAATGATATTAGTGATGCAATTTCATACTCTACTCATTGTCATGGAGTTATATTAAATGCATATGCAAATAAAGATGCAGATAAATTAAATGACTTATCTGTAATTCATGTAAAAAAAGATAAAGATGGTTTTGATAATGTTTATGGGAAAGATTTACTAAGTACTGTTTGTATAGAGCATAAAAAATTAGAAGATAGCAGTGATTGTACATATATAGTTGAAGCTTCATATATAAATCCTGAAAAATTATCAAAAAAGGTTTTTGAAACAAAAAGAAAAACTGGTGAAATTTATTATAGAACATCAAGAGGAAGTGAACCAAATATCAAAGAAGGTATTGATTCTTTTACTACATTTATATCAAAATTTGGAGCAAAAATCTATAATGGGGCAGAAGCTTTTGTAGAAGATATTCAACCTAAATATTTAGATATTAATACTGATAAAATTAATGCAATTATTGGTCAAGAAATTCCAAAAGCAGAAATTGAAAATATATTAACTTCTTTAGGATTCGAAGCTAAAGAGGGATTAAATAATGTATTTTCTATTCAAATTCCTTTACATAGACATGATATTAAGAATATGCATGATGTAACAGAAGAGATAGTAAGAATAGTAGGAATAGATAATATTAAAGCTAAACCTCTTGCTATTGAAGAAGTAAATAGATTTAATCAAACTGCAATTGATTTAATTAAAAAAAATAAAATTAGAAGAAAAGCAATTGAAAATGGATTTTATGAAACATTAACTTATGTATTTTCAAATAGAGAAAATTTACAACAATATGGTTTTAAAGTTGTAAAAGAAGAACTTGATATTTTAAATCCAATTGTAAATGAACTTAATACATTAAGAACTACTATGTTATTGAATTTAGTAGAAGCTTGCTCAAATAACTTTAAACAAGGTGTAAGAAAAGCATCTTTTTATGAAATTGGTAAAATTATAAATGAGAATAGAGAAGAATCAACAAAAGTAGCATTTATTTATAGTGGAGCTAAAGAGCAAGAGAGTTTTACAAATGCTGGAAAACCAGAAAATATTGACTTTTTTGATTTTGCAAAAAGAGTATTAAATTCAATTGGAAAGTTTGATTTAATTCCAATGGAAAATATAGAAAATAAATTTATTCACCCTTATCAAAATGCACAAATTATTATAGATGGCAAAGTAGCAGGATATATTTGTAAACTTCATCCAAGTGTAGCAAATGAATTTGATTTACCTGATACATTTATTTCAGAAATTGATTTTGATACAATTAACGATGAATTAATAAAAGTTCATTCAACATCAAAATTCCAAATCTCAAGAAAAGATTTAAGTATAATTGCACCAAAAAATATGCCTTTTTCAAAAATAAAAAATGCAATAAAATCAATCAATGATAATAATATTAAACAGTTTAATTTAATTGATATTTATTCTGATGATAAACTTGAAGATAAAGAGAGTTTAACTATTAGATTTATTCTTCAAAATGATGAGAAAACATTAGAAGAAGATGATATAACTGCAACAATGAATAAAATATTAGACAAACTTGATTCTGAATTAAATATTAAATTAAGATAA